The Triticum dicoccoides isolate Atlit2015 ecotype Zavitan chromosome 6A, WEW_v2.0, whole genome shotgun sequence genome has a window encoding:
- the LOC119316095 gene encoding uncharacterized protein LOC119316095: MIAGTSYHRAQLNAHIASMCTEGVVDEDTFKELRDEGTAVEVSRLFIYDASEIIGDIDILMSAPTPSIISPSALYLGGEPEVDFDEVEALTQQLMWCTSR, from the exons ATGATAGCTGGAACATCATACCATAGGGCCCAGCTCAACGCCCATATCGCCAGCATGTGCACCGAG GGTGTCGTGGACGAGGACACATTCAAGGAGCTGCGGGACGAGGGCACCGCCGTCGAGGTCTCCCGCCTCTTCATCTACGACGCCTCCGAGATCATCGGTGACATCGACATCCTGATGTCCGCCCCCACGCCATCTATCATCTCTCCCTCTGCTCTCTATCTCG GGGGGGAGCCCGAAGTGGACTTTGACGAGGTGGAAGCCCTGACGCAGCAGCTCATGTGGTGCACCTCCAGGTGA
- the LOC119314514 gene encoding histidine-containing phosphotransfer protein 2-like, with translation MEEPEVDFDEVEALTQQLMRCTSSVGAQQVNLACMHFGNFYAIQYKQGCLVSLALVRNEFYIVRHELEIMMQLEEQIAACGPNS, from the exons AT GGAGGAGCCCGAAGTGGACTTTGACGAGGTGGAAGCCTTGACGCAGCAGCTCATGCGGTGCACCTCCAG TGTTGGTGCACAGCAAGTGAACCTCGCCTGCATGCACTTCGGCAATTTCTATGCCATACAATACAAACAAGG GTGTCTCGTGTCATTGGCTCTTGTTAGGAATGAGTTCTATATTGTGCGACATGAGTTGGAGATCATGATGCAG CTCGAAGAGCAAATCGCGGCATGTGGTCCTAACTCCTAA